One region of Streptomyces capillispiralis genomic DNA includes:
- a CDS encoding alpha/beta fold hydrolase translates to MRTAVVAQDPPIAGRSGPVPPVPEQVEERRLAFEGFAYTCRIVHQDAPRTEPLLLLGGSSQNRYSWQGHEKWLAPLCTLVTVDLPGYGGADFLPARYGMDFLAAAVRHMLTEIGMPRVNLFGGCFGEVVGLRFAQAYPEFVRRILFCGAAKRLPDIYTDAVPRLSRALERDEIEKAADGLVRLFMSNPGAGQVRRHAAVARLLQRQFLNQTPDEIKKAVEHNTRLVSHGCYEPLPVPAVPSLVFTGEYDTLCTPQMGRELAATMPAALFTTVKETDHLVTVERREESADLIGRFCTDRSVEDLPYCNAVESLGFSAG, encoded by the coding sequence ATGCGCACTGCTGTCGTCGCCCAGGACCCACCGATCGCCGGGCGCTCCGGGCCTGTTCCCCCCGTGCCGGAACAGGTGGAGGAGCGGCGGCTGGCCTTCGAGGGCTTCGCGTACACGTGCCGGATCGTCCACCAGGACGCCCCGCGGACCGAGCCGTTGCTGCTGCTCGGGGGCTCGTCCCAGAACCGGTACTCCTGGCAGGGTCACGAGAAGTGGCTGGCGCCGCTGTGCACGCTGGTCACGGTGGACCTTCCCGGGTACGGCGGCGCGGACTTCCTGCCGGCCCGCTACGGCATGGACTTCCTCGCCGCCGCCGTCCGGCACATGCTGACCGAGATCGGGATGCCGCGGGTCAATCTCTTCGGCGGCTGCTTCGGCGAGGTCGTCGGACTCCGGTTCGCGCAGGCGTATCCCGAGTTCGTCCGCCGCATCCTGTTCTGCGGTGCGGCCAAGCGCCTTCCGGACATCTACACCGACGCCGTACCGCGCCTGTCGCGCGCCCTGGAGCGCGACGAGATCGAGAAGGCGGCCGACGGACTGGTCCGGCTGTTCATGTCGAACCCGGGCGCCGGCCAGGTCCGCCGGCACGCGGCCGTGGCCCGCCTGCTGCAGCGGCAGTTCCTGAACCAGACGCCGGACGAGATCAAGAAGGCGGTCGAGCACAACACGCGGCTGGTGTCGCACGGTTGCTACGAGCCGCTGCCCGTCCCCGCCGTGCCCTCCCTGGTGTTCACGGGCGAGTACGACACCCTGTGCACCCCGCAGATGGGCCGCGAACTGGCGGCGACGATGCCCGCGGCGCTGTTCACCACGGTCAAGGAGACGGACCACCTGGTCACGGTCGAGCGCCGGGAGGAGTCCGCGGACCTGATCGGCCGGTTCTGCACCGACCGCTCCGTGGAGGACCTCCCGTACTGCAACGCCGTGGAGTCGCTGGGCTTCTCGGCCGGGTGA